In Pirellula sp. SH-Sr6A, the DNA window TGAGCCGTGGAAGCAGTTGTCCTGGCGCACCGCCTTCGGGACGCATGCGAGCTACTTGCTCAAGAAGAGGAATGTTTGCGTGTGTGACACGATACTCTTGAGAGTAAGGCACACTTACTCCGCTGATGAGCGGAGCATGTCGCTTCGAAGGCACTACATTCAATACGTAGGCACCGGCGTCGGACACATCGATACTTCCGGTGTAGCGACCGGGAGCTTGCTGTTTGAGATCGAATGACTTTACTCTTAGATCGGGTCCAACCGCAGTCCCTTGCATGTCTAGAAAGTTCGTAAAGCGTCCTTCTCGATCGATCCCATGTACAACGACTTCAATCTTACCGTCGCGAACCTGAGTTGCAAGATGAAACCCTTCATTCTCTTGAGATGGTCGCATTGTCCAGCGAACCACTTGAGAAAAGAACTGGTCATATTGATTCCATGCTTGCCAATCATTCGCCCACCTCGGCCCAACATCGCTGGTAAATACTGCCGTCCGTCCAAGTCCGTACGTCCATGTGGCCAAAATCGTAGCATTCTCTGACTCAGTAGGTTTGGGAGAAACAAGGGGCACTTCCACTAGCGGACTATCTTTGAGTTGAGTCAATACAAAGCCCTTAAGTCGCGGAAATCCCTTTTGGGTGAAACCGGTCAAAGCTTCATGCGAACTCATCAGTTGTGGCTGCACGCCGCCAACCGGCTCGAATACCAAAGGCTTAGTTACCCGTCGTGCTTCTCGCATGAAAATTTTCGGCAAGACGCGGAGGTTCGAAACCGAGTAGAACTGACCGCCGCCGTTCGACGCAATGTCTTGTAGCAACCTCAGATTCGAATCTTTTCCCAGCGCCACAGTTGTAGTGCTAATGCCCTTCGATGACATCTCTCGCGCTAGTTGAGAATAGCGATCCCCGGCGGTCATGCCATCTGTCAGGATTATCGCATGCTTTACAGAGGCCAGTGATCCTTCAAGATCGCGATAAGCCCGCAACACGGCAGGTTCCATATTGGTACCCCCGCTTGCAGCCAGGCTACGAATCCTCAGTTGCAACGCCCGCCCAATATCTGCCTTTCGACCAAGTGCCGCCATCGTCGAAAGCCCATCGTCGAATGCATAGAACCCAACATAGTCGAGTGGTCCAAGTGCATCTACTGCTGCCCGCGCGGCGGTCTTGGCGGCGGCCATCTTTTCACCTGCCATTGATCCGGACTTGTCAACAACTAGCGCTAAAGCTCCCACTGCAGAAACATTGGAGTTTTTTACTTGGAAATCGACCGGCATCGCTTCTTCAAGCTTTGTATTGGACCACCCTCCAGCGCCAAACGCCTCTGGTCCACCTATCATCAGCAGACCGGTGCCAAACTGCTGAACACTGGTCACCAACATCTCCATTTGTGCATCTGAAAAACTGGCAAAATTGGCATCACCGCCGCCGCTCGTTCTTGAAATACCAGCCAGCACAACGCAATCGTAGCCCTGCAATTCGATTAAACTAGTGAACAGTTGGCTTGAGTCTCGCAGTTCGACCTCGATTTCTTCCCT includes these proteins:
- a CDS encoding VWA domain-containing protein produces the protein MKSLQIGFEFPTFLILLALLPVLWLASKRSLAGLGRWRHITALLVRSIVLMLLVCAIAGIEWISISDRLSVFYLLDHSDSISVQDKQNMLRFASGNASRFQQNLMHSEDRVGIIAFAREAVVERPAMQDPLPKSAYLESHLGPTDATDLEAALKLAKACCPEDSACRFIVLSDGNETEGSLASAAKSITESGIGIDVIPIERAGESEVLVEKIDIPGSVRQGQPVEGRVVLHRYNAPGLASERVSGELRVTRRLGTQSELIVDIPVTLDQEINVFPIPHRIDVAGGYTYEAEFIPDSSEADGNSKNNRVTAFTYARGKGRVLLIENVDRVGEYQPLVDALRREEIEVELRDSSQLFTSLIELQGYDCVVLAGISRTSGGGDANFASFSDAQMEMLVTSVQQFGTGLLMIGGPEAFGAGGWSNTKLEEAMPVDFQVKNSNVSAVGALALVVDKSGSMAGEKMAAAKTAARAAVDALGPLDYVGFYAFDDGLSTMAALGRKADIGRALQLRIRSLAASGGTNMEPAVLRAYRDLEGSLASVKHAIILTDGMTAGDRYSQLAREMSSKGISTTTVALGKDSNLRLLQDIASNGGGQFYSVSNLRVLPKIFMREARRVTKPLVFEPVGGVQPQLMSSHEALTGFTQKGFPRLKGFVLTQLKDSPLVEVPLVSPKPTESENATILATWTYGLGRTAVFTSDVGPRWANDWQAWNQYDQFFSQVVRWTMRPSQENEGFHLATQVRDGKIEVVVHGIDREGRFTNFLDMQGTAVGPDLRVKSFDLKQQAPGRYTGSIDVSDAGAYVLNVVPSKRHAPLISGVSVPYSQEYRVTHANIPLLEQVARMRPEGGAPGQLLPRLNQDNLNLLLNHNSFRRDLRVTRSQHQAWPTTLLLCAIAFFVDVFVRRVAIDLTSPWNWLRTRFRGELSAADLQRRSSLERLSSTKAELHPPSNAQGYGNFASEMPPSERSASEISQFPGDFGNVTATRTLPSTAADAPKLTDDDTSYTTRLLLAKKQAKRTQI